A DNA window from Aureibaculum sp. 2308TA14-22 contains the following coding sequences:
- a CDS encoding ABC transporter ATP-binding protein gives MIKATDISKKYGQTTVLQLDALEIPKGQSFGLVGNNGAGKTTFFNLLLDLIQPTTGSIVNNEIQVDKSEDWKPFTAAFIDESFLIGYLTPEEYFYFIGELRGMNKADVDTFLQPFEELFNGEILGKRKYLRDLSKGNQKKAGIVAALIGNPEVIILDEPFANLDPTTQIRLKKLLKSLTDENKATVLISSHDLGHVTEVCERIVVLEKGELIKDIETSAATLKELEGHFSV, from the coding sequence ATGATTAAAGCAACAGATATCTCAAAAAAATACGGACAGACAACGGTATTGCAATTGGATGCATTGGAAATTCCTAAAGGACAATCTTTTGGGTTGGTAGGAAATAACGGTGCAGGAAAGACCACTTTTTTCAACTTGCTATTAGACCTTATTCAACCGACTACGGGTTCAATAGTTAATAATGAAATTCAAGTGGACAAAAGTGAAGATTGGAAACCTTTTACAGCTGCTTTTATTGATGAAAGTTTTTTGATCGGTTACCTTACACCCGAAGAATATTTCTATTTCATAGGCGAATTACGTGGTATGAACAAAGCCGATGTTGATACTTTTTTACAACCATTTGAAGAGCTATTCAACGGCGAAATTCTTGGAAAACGTAAATATTTACGCGATCTGTCCAAAGGAAATCAGAAAAAAGCGGGTATTGTTGCCGCACTAATCGGAAATCCAGAAGTAATTATTTTAGACGAACCTTTTGCAAATCTAGATCCAACTACACAAATCAGGCTTAAAAAATTATTAAAATCCTTGACTGATGAAAATAAAGCTACGGTTTTGATTTCTAGCCATGATTTAGGTCACGTTACCGAAGTGTGCGAACGTATAGTGGTACTTGAAAAAGGAGAATTGATTAAAGACATTGAAACTTCTGCTGCCACTTTAAAAGAATTAGAAGGACATTTTTCGGTGTAA
- a CDS encoding DUF5687 family protein, which translates to MISRFFSLQWKQFFRSSYWQKSMALNILMVFFALYFILIFLGLGFGLYPLLKDQFPNQDALLIVNGFLFYWLLGDLLMRFFFQKLPVMNIKPLLTLPLKRNKILHYILGRSAISFFNFLPLFTIIPFGIILLFNGYGASVVFTWMFLLIILTLITNFLNFIIESKSAETELSFLPILAFAGILFGLNYFNVISFTDLVGSAVNTITANPLLLVIPLSILALLYYVNYTILKQKLYIDQSLKAKTQVATTTDMAWTRRFGAIAPFLQLDLKLLWRNKRPRSSIFIVVLGLFYGLIFYPNPTYQNMPAFYVFVGIFVTGIFMINFGQFIPAWDSGYYKLLMSQNIKYKEYLSSKYTLMMMSAILMFVISIPYVYFGWKVLLVHFAAMVYNIGINSHLLLYGGSFNRKKIDLTQRAAFNYQGTGAVQWIIGFPLLFIPMIFFYLPYKLISFEAGIATLIILGIVGIVFHQKIMTSIAKRYIDTKYKMINAFEQDN; encoded by the coding sequence ATGATCTCACGTTTTTTTAGCTTACAATGGAAACAGTTTTTCCGTTCTTCATATTGGCAAAAGAGTATGGCATTAAATATTTTAATGGTATTTTTTGCTTTATATTTTATTTTAATATTTTTAGGATTGGGATTCGGGCTTTATCCATTATTAAAGGACCAGTTTCCAAATCAAGACGCTTTGTTAATTGTTAACGGATTCCTGTTTTATTGGTTGTTAGGTGATTTATTAATGCGATTTTTCTTCCAGAAATTACCAGTAATGAATATTAAGCCATTGTTGACACTGCCATTAAAACGTAATAAAATTTTACATTATATTTTGGGCAGATCGGCAATTTCGTTTTTTAATTTTTTGCCCTTATTTACGATTATTCCTTTTGGTATTATTTTGCTTTTTAATGGATATGGTGCTTCTGTAGTTTTTACATGGATGTTCTTATTGATAATACTTACCTTAATTACCAACTTTTTGAATTTTATTATTGAAAGTAAATCCGCAGAAACAGAATTGTCTTTTTTACCAATCCTTGCATTTGCGGGTATATTGTTTGGATTAAACTATTTTAATGTTATTTCTTTTACCGATTTGGTTGGTAGTGCTGTAAATACTATCACTGCCAATCCGTTATTATTGGTTATTCCGTTGAGTATTTTAGCATTATTATATTATGTAAACTATACAATCTTAAAACAGAAATTATATATTGATCAATCATTAAAAGCGAAAACGCAAGTGGCCACTACCACAGATATGGCATGGACACGCAGGTTTGGTGCCATTGCACCGTTTTTACAACTCGATTTAAAATTATTATGGCGGAATAAAAGACCTCGTTCTTCAATTTTTATTGTAGTTCTAGGGTTGTTCTATGGGCTCATCTTTTACCCAAACCCTACTTATCAAAATATGCCAGCTTTTTATGTTTTTGTAGGCATTTTCGTTACTGGAATTTTTATGATAAATTTTGGGCAATTCATTCCTGCTTGGGATAGTGGTTATTATAAATTGCTGATGAGCCAAAATATTAAATACAAAGAATACCTCAGCTCAAAATATACATTGATGATGATGAGTGCTATTTTAATGTTTGTTATAAGTATACCGTATGTGTATTTTGGATGGAAAGTTTTATTAGTACATTTTGCCGCTATGGTTTATAATATTGGCATAAACTCACATCTATTATTATATGGAGGTTCATTTAACAGAAAAAAAATTGATTTAACCCAACGAGCAGCTTTTAACTACCAAGGTACTGGTGCTGTACAATGGATTATTGGCTTTCCGCTATTATTCATCCCAATGATTTTCTTTTATTTACCATATAAACTCATCAGTTTTGAGGCAGGAATTGCCACACTTATTATTTTGGGAATTGTTGGTATTGTTTTCCATCAAAAAATAATGACAAGTATTGCCAAAAGATATATAGATACAAAATATAAAATGATTAATGCTTTCGAGCAGGACAACTAA
- the porW gene encoding type IX secretion system periplasmic lipoprotein PorW/SprE: MLFFSCSTKKNNIVSRNMHALSTKYNVLYNGQVAFDQAKLQLDDDYADNFWELLPIEPLKIEEEQVEIIINPTAPPKDNNEDTESTATGFDRAEEKAVKAIQKHGMDIDGKERNRQIDDAYLLLGKSRYYSQRFVPALEAFNFVLENYTENDLKDETRVWQAKTLVRLQNEELAIETLQYLLKNLNLPLELVEDGHTTMAMAYQALDSSHLVIKHLDSAVLFSVDPKQKSRNLFILGQLYRNEQKRDSSNIYFEKLMSFKKAPLRYQVHAEIDRAKNYTKEDSTELILTRLKKLIKNRDNRPFLDELHYQKGLIEAQNDSIKIALDDFEKSLRTPNAKKYQKELTYEAIGNIYFDKAKFELAGAYYDSIIAITKNANEKRIRRLVRKRESLEEVITYETLANTNDSILKIAALPKAEQEAFYQQYIDSIKKVDELAKIKLENSLTSTTGFGNLTDDTSKSGSKGGKFYFYNNNVVGFGKQEFKRAWGNRALEDNWRISAKKISSQDTKKKELLAIANDFDSSKKYELDYYISRIPTEKSELDSITHLRNDAYYNLGVIYNEQFKEYLLAAERLEKLLTFKPVEKLILPINYHLYKIYANFDETKSNKYKNVVVSNYPESRYANIILNPDKVLATNDINSPEAIYNSIYCDYDFQHYVEAYQKAEKAIEQFKDEPIIPKFELLKAHILMKTIGAEAFKEALSYVALSYPNTEEGKRAVEILENFDSNKANSEK; encoded by the coding sequence GTGTTATTTTTTAGTTGCTCAACTAAAAAAAACAATATTGTTAGTAGAAACATGCACGCACTTTCTACCAAGTATAATGTTTTGTACAATGGTCAAGTAGCCTTTGACCAGGCTAAACTGCAATTAGACGATGATTATGCTGATAATTTTTGGGAACTCTTACCTATTGAACCTTTAAAAATTGAAGAGGAACAAGTGGAAATTATCATAAACCCTACAGCACCTCCAAAAGACAATAATGAAGACACAGAAAGTACCGCAACTGGTTTTGACCGTGCCGAAGAAAAAGCGGTAAAAGCCATTCAAAAACATGGAATGGATATTGACGGCAAAGAACGTAACCGTCAAATTGACGATGCGTATTTGTTGTTGGGTAAATCGAGGTATTATTCGCAACGCTTTGTGCCAGCTCTTGAAGCTTTTAATTTTGTCCTCGAAAATTATACTGAAAACGATTTAAAAGACGAAACCCGGGTTTGGCAAGCCAAAACATTGGTTCGTTTACAAAATGAAGAACTGGCTATTGAAACCCTACAATATTTATTAAAAAATCTAAACTTACCGTTAGAATTGGTTGAAGATGGTCATACCACAATGGCAATGGCATATCAAGCTTTAGACAGTTCGCATTTAGTAATAAAGCATTTGGATAGTGCAGTATTATTTTCAGTCGATCCTAAACAAAAATCTCGTAACCTATTTATTTTAGGTCAGTTATACAGAAACGAACAAAAAAGAGATTCGTCAAACATCTATTTTGAAAAATTGATGAGTTTTAAAAAGGCTCCGTTACGCTATCAAGTCCATGCTGAAATAGACAGGGCAAAAAACTACACTAAAGAAGATAGTACAGAACTGATTTTAACCCGATTAAAAAAGTTAATTAAAAATAGGGATAATAGACCCTTTTTAGATGAACTACATTATCAAAAAGGACTAATAGAAGCTCAAAATGACAGTATTAAAATTGCTTTAGATGATTTTGAAAAATCGTTGAGAACTCCTAATGCAAAGAAATATCAAAAAGAATTAACTTATGAAGCTATTGGCAATATTTATTTTGACAAAGCTAAATTTGAATTGGCTGGTGCTTACTATGATAGTATAATTGCCATAACCAAAAATGCAAATGAAAAACGCATAAGACGTCTAGTTAGAAAACGTGAAAGTCTGGAAGAAGTAATCACTTACGAAACTTTAGCAAACACGAATGATAGTATTTTGAAAATTGCCGCTTTGCCAAAAGCTGAACAAGAAGCATTCTATCAACAATACATTGACAGTATTAAAAAAGTGGATGAATTGGCTAAAATAAAATTGGAAAACTCACTTACGAGCACAACAGGATTTGGTAACTTAACCGACGATACTTCAAAAAGCGGGTCTAAAGGAGGTAAATTTTATTTTTATAATAACAATGTTGTTGGATTTGGTAAACAAGAATTTAAAAGAGCTTGGGGCAATAGAGCCTTAGAAGACAATTGGCGTATTTCTGCTAAAAAGATAAGCAGTCAAGATACCAAAAAGAAAGAATTGTTAGCAATAGCAAATGATTTTGACAGCTCTAAAAAGTATGAGCTAGATTATTATATTAGTAGAATACCTACAGAAAAAAGTGAATTGGACAGTATAACTCATTTGCGTAACGACGCCTATTACAACTTGGGTGTTATTTACAATGAACAGTTTAAAGAATATCTATTAGCTGCCGAACGATTAGAAAAATTATTGACTTTTAAACCAGTTGAAAAATTAATTCTTCCAATAAATTATCATTTGTACAAAATTTATGCTAATTTTGATGAGACAAAAAGTAATAAATACAAAAATGTAGTCGTTTCTAATTATCCAGAATCTAGGTATGCTAATATTATCCTAAATCCTGATAAAGTGTTGGCTACCAACGATATTAATTCGCCCGAGGCTATTTATAACTCTATCTATTGTGATTATGATTTTCAACATTATGTTGAAGCCTATCAAAAAGCAGAAAAGGCAATTGAGCAGTTCAAGGACGAACCTATTATACCAAAGTTTGAGTTGTTAAAGGCTCATATTTTAATGAAAACTATCGGGGCTGAAGCGTTTAAAGAAGCCTTAAGTTATGTTGCTTTAAGTTATCCAAATACTGAAGAAGGCAAACGTGCTGTTGAAATCTTAGAAAATTTTGATAGTAACAAAGCAAATTCAGAAAAATAG